In Armatimonadota bacterium, the following are encoded in one genomic region:
- a CDS encoding glycosyltransferase — MNILFIAPYVPSRIRVRPFHLIKELSKRHQVTVIALGETDGRKVEGADELPEIVADLHVVPHSKPRGYLQSLIALPTPVPMCAAFCRSQAMKRAISEVMRQRKFDIVHIEHLRAAHFASMMGDVPVVFDSVDCLTSLFRQMASEHRNPISKLVMLEEAIKLSRYEPRVLRRFARVIITAETERAELLAMNSDIRVDVIENGVDTDYFAPRGAARCSKRIIFSGKMGYHPNAQAAVWFAKECFPTVRQKHPDAEFVIVGSGPSEDIMSLSAVPGITVTGYVPDIRPYLDSAQVAVVPMQVAVGIQNKVLEAMAMELPVVATPIALRAFGDGCPGTVCAQGAEKVADEVISLLDTPEAAHDIGRLGRLEVIKRFSWESSVRSLEHIYEEVIAIGGNE, encoded by the coding sequence ATGAACATACTCTTTATCGCGCCATACGTGCCGAGCCGGATCAGAGTAAGGCCGTTTCACCTGATTAAGGAGCTTTCGAAGCGCCATCAAGTTACTGTTATTGCATTGGGTGAAACTGACGGCCGCAAAGTCGAAGGAGCGGATGAACTGCCCGAGATTGTGGCCGATCTGCATGTGGTGCCGCACTCTAAGCCGCGCGGATATTTGCAGTCTCTGATTGCTCTGCCGACTCCGGTACCTATGTGCGCCGCATTCTGCCGGTCGCAAGCGATGAAAAGAGCGATATCTGAGGTAATGCGTCAACGTAAGTTCGATATCGTTCATATAGAGCATCTCAGGGCTGCCCACTTTGCATCGATGATGGGCGATGTGCCTGTTGTTTTCGACTCAGTCGATTGCCTGACGAGCCTGTTTCGCCAGATGGCTTCTGAGCATAGGAACCCAATATCAAAGCTTGTCATGCTCGAAGAAGCGATTAAACTCAGCAGATATGAGCCGCGAGTTCTGCGGCGGTTTGCTCGTGTTATAATTACCGCCGAGACGGAGCGTGCCGAGCTTCTGGCAATGAACTCCGATATCCGTGTGGATGTCATCGAAAACGGAGTTGATACGGATTACTTTGCTCCGCGGGGTGCGGCGCGCTGTTCGAAACGGATTATATTCAGCGGCAAGATGGGTTATCACCCAAATGCTCAGGCAGCGGTCTGGTTTGCAAAGGAGTGTTTTCCGACAGTCCGGCAAAAGCACCCGGATGCCGAGTTCGTGATTGTGGGAAGCGGTCCATCTGAAGATATTATGAGCTTATCCGCAGTGCCGGGCATAACGGTTACCGGATATGTGCCGGACATTCGTCCATATTTGGATTCGGCTCAGGTTGCGGTTGTGCCGATGCAGGTTGCGGTCGGCATACAAAACAAGGTTCTGGAGGCGATGGCTATGGAATTGCCGGTTGTCGCCACGCCCATCGCCTTGCGTGCATTTGGTGATGGATGCCCCGGCACAGTGTGTGCTCAGGGTGCCGAGAAGGTTGCGGATGAGGTGATAAGTCTGCTGGATACCCCGGAAGCTGCGCACGATATCGGTCGCTTGGGTCGCCTAGAAGTGATCAAAAGGTTCTCATGGGAGTCGAGCGTGCGTAGTCTGGAACATATATACGAAGAAGTGATTGCAATTGGAGGAAATGAATGA
- a CDS encoding glycosyltransferase family 4 protein: protein MSKRLKILFLAHLFPLPLDSGGKIKSYYTLKALASQHDVRALAFIRSDDELAHLKELESICKVDLVTLKRGKFRQASDLLRAITLGRSFIVSRDYRDEMRSACNRIIADFQPDVVHIDHLQMAQFVDFDGAYKTVLDHHNVESMIIKRLADTSESLPVRMYAGMEWPKLQRYELDICRRASMVLTVSEEDRSTLTDLSPELTNIEAVPIGADVDYFQHIDRVQGSNNILSIGTMYWPPNIDSMLYFHREIYPLVKAKIPECKLTIAGQKPVESIRSLASDPSIAVIGYVSDSREISKDCGVFIVPLRSGSGVRVKILNALAMGLPVVSTSVGAEGLEVESGTHLMLADTPEDFADAVVKVLKDRELADRIGRGGRALVCEKYSWERVGRQLLSAYGRLTDGAGS from the coding sequence TTGTCTAAACGCCTCAAAATTCTATTCCTGGCGCATTTATTTCCCTTGCCTCTGGACTCAGGCGGCAAGATCAAGTCGTATTACACCCTCAAAGCGCTGGCATCTCAACACGACGTGCGAGCGCTGGCGTTTATCAGGTCGGACGATGAGCTTGCGCATCTGAAAGAGCTTGAATCGATCTGCAAGGTCGATCTGGTGACGTTAAAGCGCGGCAAGTTCAGACAGGCATCCGACCTCTTGCGTGCGATAACACTCGGCAGGTCATTCATCGTCAGCCGTGATTATAGAGATGAGATGCGCTCCGCGTGTAATCGGATCATAGCAGACTTCCAGCCGGACGTGGTCCATATTGACCATCTTCAAATGGCTCAGTTTGTTGATTTTGATGGTGCGTACAAGACCGTTCTGGACCATCACAACGTAGAGTCGATGATTATAAAGCGCCTTGCAGACACATCAGAGAGCCTGCCTGTGCGGATGTATGCGGGGATGGAGTGGCCAAAGCTTCAGAGATATGAGCTGGATATCTGCCGCAGGGCTTCGATGGTCCTGACTGTGAGCGAAGAGGATAGGTCAACCCTTACCGATCTTTCTCCTGAACTAACCAATATAGAGGCTGTGCCGATTGGTGCGGACGTTGATTACTTCCAACATATCGACCGGGTGCAGGGCTCGAACAATATTCTCTCCATAGGCACTATGTACTGGCCTCCCAATATCGATTCAATGCTGTATTTTCATCGTGAAATTTACCCACTCGTTAAGGCTAAGATTCCCGAGTGCAAGCTGACTATAGCCGGTCAAAAGCCTGTGGAGTCGATTCGCTCTCTCGCCTCCGATCCTTCGATTGCGGTGATCGGATACGTCAGCGATTCTCGCGAAATCTCGAAAGACTGCGGCGTATTTATAGTCCCACTGCGGTCCGGCAGCGGTGTGCGAGTCAAGATATTGAACGCTCTCGCGATGGGCCTGCCTGTCGTTTCTACTTCAGTGGGAGCTGAGGGGCTTGAAGTAGAATCCGGCACTCACCTTATGCTTGCCGACACGCCAGAGGACTTTGCAGATGCAGTGGTCAAAGTGCTCAAGGATCGTGAGCTTGCCGACAGGATCGGTCGAGGCGGCCGCGCTCTGGTATGCGAAAAGTACTCGTGGGAGAGGGTAGGGCGCCAACTGCTCTCGGCATATGGCAGGCTGACTGATGGAGCAGGCTCATGA
- a CDS encoding exosortase C-terminal domain/associated protein EpsI, producing MAKRTPNYCLVLILLVISTGITYWARSKPPVLPVSADLASVPRHIGVWRADGPDVEPTKDALEGWLVVKKDFLIRDYVDDYGNQINLLMVYKGQDRRGWHMSEMCFSGSGYNVTQTRILVPYAGHKSPAVKLVAVDTNTRSKVISVYWMAQGRHAESSFAKQQFSMALARMHPSKEGWSFIRVTSGVYGSEEETMTYIRNFIRSASDPMIRAMK from the coding sequence ATGGCTAAGCGCACGCCGAACTACTGCCTCGTCCTGATATTGCTCGTTATATCGACCGGCATTACGTACTGGGCGCGGAGCAAACCTCCCGTGCTGCCGGTTAGTGCCGACCTTGCGTCAGTGCCAAGGCATATCGGAGTCTGGCGTGCGGATGGTCCTGATGTCGAGCCGACAAAAGATGCATTGGAGGGCTGGCTGGTAGTTAAAAAGGATTTCCTTATACGCGATTATGTTGATGATTACGGCAACCAGATAAACCTTTTGATGGTTTACAAAGGTCAAGACAGGCGCGGCTGGCACATGTCGGAGATGTGTTTCAGCGGATCTGGCTATAATGTCACTCAGACACGCATACTTGTTCCATATGCCGGTCACAAATCCCCGGCTGTGAAGCTGGTTGCCGTGGATACGAACACCCGCTCCAAGGTTATATCGGTCTACTGGATGGCTCAAGGCAGGCACGCAGAATCTAGTTTCGCAAAGCAGCAGTTTTCGATGGCTCTGGCGCGTATGCATCCGTCGAAAGAAGGTTGGTCATTCATCCGTGTCACAAGCGGTGTTTACGGCTCTGAAGAAGAGACTATGACTTACATCAGAAACTTCATACGTTCGGCCTCCGACCCTATGATACGAGCAATGAAGTAG
- a CDS encoding exosortase/archaeosortase family protein: protein MSTIDGIGKGHDRRARAWVFVIIAAAVIMYIPTLGYLRDKWIEDAQYSLGFLVPLVSGYFVWKKWPDTAGLTKSPSIWGLVLILIGLLLHLSGTLLDLSGPSGVSIIIVLIGGCLYFHGKGLLKLMAFPLAYMVFMIPVPGGLIDRVGLPMQLLASGSTAHILSFLGLDVSRAGIQISVEGYQFEVAPACSGMSSLVALVGVSAVFAYLTRLRPALKWTLFALSLPIALAANIVRITTIALVGYQWGWENAMHIYHDWSSPILFLVAIILLFVINWGFEWLSARRTTASS, encoded by the coding sequence ATGTCAACTATCGATGGCATCGGCAAAGGGCATGATCGGCGAGCGCGTGCATGGGTTTTCGTGATTATAGCGGCTGCCGTCATAATGTATATCCCGACACTGGGCTATTTGCGTGATAAATGGATAGAAGATGCACAGTACAGCCTGGGATTTCTGGTACCACTCGTATCCGGTTATTTTGTATGGAAGAAGTGGCCGGATACTGCAGGGCTCACAAAGTCGCCATCTATATGGGGGCTTGTGCTTATTCTCATTGGGCTGTTATTACACCTGTCAGGCACACTCCTGGACCTGTCGGGTCCGTCCGGCGTATCAATAATAATCGTGCTGATCGGCGGATGCCTTTATTTTCATGGCAAGGGGCTTCTCAAGCTGATGGCATTTCCGCTTGCTTATATGGTCTTTATGATCCCTGTGCCTGGTGGGCTGATCGACCGTGTGGGGTTGCCGATGCAGCTTCTTGCCAGCGGATCGACTGCCCACATACTCAGTTTCCTCGGGCTTGATGTCTCTCGTGCGGGCATCCAGATATCGGTCGAAGGTTACCAGTTTGAAGTGGCTCCGGCCTGTAGTGGTATGAGTTCACTTGTCGCGCTTGTTGGTGTGAGTGCGGTCTTTGCCTATCTGACGCGTCTGCGGCCTGCACTTAAGTGGACACTCTTTGCACTGTCGCTTCCGATTGCTCTCGCGGCGAATATAGTTCGTATTACTACTATTGCTCTGGTCGGTTACCAGTGGGGTTGGGAGAATGCGATGCATATATATCACGATTGGTCCAGCCCAATCTTGTTTCTGGTGGCTATTATATTGCTTTTCGTGATCAACTGGGGGTTTGAATGGCTAAGCGCACGCCGAACTACTGCCTCGTCCTGA
- a CDS encoding class I SAM-dependent methyltransferase: MISNYMSEEYAKRKNAQSALQRISCTISPPGRLLDIGCFCGVFLDVAGQAGWTCQGVEPLLGPSIYARSHYGLNVVTNTLSEDTFEQGSFDVITSFQVFEHLVDPVRELRIINSLLKPGGIVVIEVPNLSVFAAKLFRGYHRHFVKDHLNFFNRRTLEKALEDSGFLPVDLWYPSRLMTAEHLLGWLRRLTGNAGSASHDENLSREPRASGFIKLNFRDIIAVVARKNIDA, from the coding sequence TTGATCAGCAATTATATGAGTGAGGAGTACGCGAAGAGAAAAAACGCTCAGTCTGCTTTGCAGAGAATAAGCTGCACAATTTCGCCTCCCGGTCGGCTGCTTGACATTGGGTGTTTTTGCGGAGTGTTCCTGGATGTTGCCGGCCAAGCTGGTTGGACTTGTCAGGGTGTCGAACCGTTACTGGGGCCATCAATTTATGCCCGTAGTCATTATGGACTGAATGTAGTCACTAATACTTTAAGCGAGGATACATTCGAACAGGGTAGTTTTGATGTAATTACCAGTTTTCAGGTGTTTGAGCATTTAGTCGATCCTGTGCGCGAGTTGCGTATAATCAACAGTCTGCTTAAACCTGGTGGAATAGTGGTGATTGAGGTTCCTAACTTAAGTGTTTTTGCGGCTAAGCTCTTCAGGGGATATCACAGGCACTTTGTGAAAGACCATCTTAATTTCTTTAATCGCCGAACGCTGGAAAAGGCTCTTGAGGACAGTGGTTTTTTACCTGTTGATTTGTGGTATCCGTCAAGGCTGATGACTGCGGAGCATTTATTGGGATGGCTAAGACGGCTGACTGGTAATGCCGGTTCGGCTAGTCACGATGAAAATCTTTCCCGTGAACCTCGTGCCTCAGGGTTCATTAAGCTGAATTTCAGAGACATTATTGCAGTCGTTGCTCGAAAAAACATAGATGCTTAG
- a CDS encoding glycosyltransferase family 2 protein — protein MDLSISIVSWNTRDILDACLKSVYSHAGSIDFEVIVVDNASSDGSVEMVSNRYPEVKVIVNHSNVGFASANNQAYGISSGDFFMLLNSDTIVQSSLESVVNFLRNNPSIGVAGCHCLNADGSLQQNWYDYYPSICWELLPESMRLAAYKLIYNRSVDETFDTKWIGGQCMTLRRACIEQVGSMDEGYFMYSEETDWCYRIRRRGWRICHWPGLTITHFGGQSTRQMADKMLVQLYRSKTNFMRRHYGRVYASAFKFLLMLRTGVLLCAVGLRSALSGDLRRPRSIFGLLKETVRL, from the coding sequence ATGGATCTGTCTATTTCGATAGTCAGTTGGAATACACGCGACATTTTGGACGCCTGCCTGAAATCCGTATATAGTCATGCCGGGTCGATCGATTTTGAGGTCATCGTTGTTGACAATGCATCTTCCGACGGTTCCGTCGAGATGGTCTCGAATCGTTATCCGGAGGTAAAAGTTATAGTAAATCACTCTAATGTCGGGTTTGCGTCTGCAAACAATCAGGCATACGGCATTTCGAGTGGCGACTTCTTTATGTTGCTTAATTCTGATACTATTGTTCAGTCAAGCCTTGAGAGTGTGGTCAATTTTCTACGCAATAACCCGTCGATTGGAGTGGCCGGTTGTCATTGCCTAAATGCTGACGGCAGTTTGCAGCAGAACTGGTATGATTATTATCCATCTATCTGTTGGGAGTTGCTGCCGGAATCGATGCGTTTGGCGGCCTACAAACTCATTTATAATCGATCTGTGGACGAGACCTTTGATACCAAATGGATTGGCGGGCAGTGCATGACGCTAAGACGTGCTTGTATTGAGCAGGTTGGCTCAATGGATGAGGGATACTTTATGTATTCCGAGGAGACCGATTGGTGTTACAGAATTAGAAGACGAGGCTGGAGGATTTGTCATTGGCCGGGTCTTACCATTACTCACTTCGGCGGGCAGAGCACTAGGCAGATGGCAGATAAAATGCTGGTGCAGCTCTATAGGAGCAAGACAAACTTTATGCGGCGTCATTACGGCAGGGTTTATGCTTCTGCATTCAAGTTTTTACTGATGCTGAGGACCGGGGTGTTACTCTGCGCTGTCGGCTTGCGTTCGGCTTTATCCGGTGATTTGCGACGCCCAAGGTCGATTTTCGGTTTGCTAAAGGAAACTGTACGGCTGTAG